TTCCACCTATTCGGAAAACGACTATCTGTATGAAGCGAAAGAATACTACGAGATGGCCTACAAGCTCGACCCGAAGTATGAATTAGTGACGGAAAAGCTAAGTGTTCTCTGTCTCATGAGCAACGAAATAGAAAATTTCTTCAAATACAACAGTGAATGTAAGAGCCCGCTCGGATTGGACGTCATCGAGGACTTGCTTGCCAGTCCCAATCATAGGGAGGAAGATGAAAAGACACTCAAGGAGGTATTGAAGCGCATGAAAAAAGAGAATAAAAAGAAAGGAAAATAATCAATCAATTAAATAAACTCTATCCCTAAAAAACATGGAATCAGTAGCTTTTATCCAGTGGTGTCTGGATCATTTAAATTATTGGACTATCACCTTATTAATGACCATCGAAAGTTCTTTTATACCTTTCCCTTCGGAAGTGGTCATCCCGCCGGCAGCCTACAAAGCTGCAGTCAACGACGAGCTTAATATTTATCTGGTAGTTTTATTCGCTACTATCGGGGCAAATATCGGAGCGTTAATCAACTATTACCTGGCTAAATGGCTGGGACGTCCCATCATCTACAAATTTGCCAATAGCCGTATCGGTCATATGTGCCTGATTGATGAAGAGAAAGTACGCAATGCCGAAATTTATTTCGACAAACACGGCGCATTGTCCACCTTTATCGGCCGTTTGATTCCCGCTGTCCGCCAATTGATTTCAATTCCTGCCGGACTGGCTCAGATGAAATTGCATACATTCCTGATATATACCACTTTGGGAGCCGGATTATGGAATACTATCTTAGCTATTATCGGTTACCACCTGGCTAAAGTTCCCGGCATCGAAAGCGAAGCACAGCTTATAGCTAAAGTGACGGAATACAGCCACGAAATAGGCTATGTCTTTATTGCCATCGCCGTATTTGTCGTTGCATTCCTCATTTATAAGGGGATGAAGAAGAAGTAATATATTTTAGGCACGGATTTCACGGATTAACGCGGTTGTTTAATGATATATTTTATTAAAACCGTGTAATCCGTGAAATCCGTGCCTGAATCTTCTCTTTAATTTTAGAAGTTGAATTGTACTCCCACTCCCAATATTTCCTTGAACTGTACGCGTGCACCTTTCGTACCGTCCTTTTGCGTAATCTTCACATCATCATCATACATCAGGTTAGTGGTCAATGTAGTTGAGAACCACTTATTGATAATCATATTCACTTGCACTTCCCAGTTGACATCTATATTCAGAGGTTTATGCAAATAATCGGAATATAAGTCCAGACGTGAATATACAGTCATATTTTTCAAGAATTCATATTTCACTTCCCCTTTCAGGTTCGCT
The DNA window shown above is from Bacteroides faecium and carries:
- a CDS encoding DedA family protein, translating into MESVAFIQWCLDHLNYWTITLLMTIESSFIPFPSEVVIPPAAYKAAVNDELNIYLVVLFATIGANIGALINYYLAKWLGRPIIYKFANSRIGHMCLIDEEKVRNAEIYFDKHGALSTFIGRLIPAVRQLISIPAGLAQMKLHTFLIYTTLGAGLWNTILAIIGYHLAKVPGIESEAQLIAKVTEYSHEIGYVFIAIAVFVVAFLIYKGMKKK